From one Ahaetulla prasina isolate Xishuangbanna chromosome 18, ASM2864084v1, whole genome shotgun sequence genomic stretch:
- the LOC131187217 gene encoding natriuretic peptides B-like, with protein sequence MGCLTLTYPFVLLTGFLLAEPGRAHPVTWSPSGQDLQVLQHLLDRLREKIRQEEAPGRPDYEAGGANEDGDYPPDFEDGEIIPSHLPELQDSLSQAQWRKFLLASRRYFSGCFGIRLDRIGTQTGLGCKPYKPRRSTFEKFHHVGLFKYHTSLEETKKLKFLLFLQE encoded by the exons ATGGGCTGTTTAACTCTGACTTATCCCTTCGTTTTGCTCACGGGGTTTCTCCTGGCCGAGCCGGGCCGGGCTCATCCAGTGACGTGGAGTCCCTCCGGCCAAGATTTGCAAGTTCTACAG CACCTCCTTGATCGGCTCCGCGAAAAGATCCGGCAGGAGGAGGCTCCGGGACGTCCCGACTACGAAGCCGGCGGTGCAAACGAAGATGGCGATTATCCCCCGGACTTCGAAGACGGCGAGATCATCCCTTCCCACCTGCCCGAACTTCAAGATTCCCTCTCTCAGGCCCAGTGGAGAAAATTCCTCCTGGCGTCGAGGAGGTATTTCTCCGGCTGCTTCGGAATCCGGCTCGATCGGATCGGGACCCAGACAGGACTCGGCTGCAAGCCCTACAAACCCCGTAGGTCCACTTTTGAAAAGTTTCACCACGTAGGACTGTTCAAGTATCATAC GTCCCTGGAGGAGACGAAGAAGCTgaaattcctcctcttcctccaggaGTAA
- the LOC131187218 gene encoding C-type natriuretic peptide 1-like — protein MTGQVPCSSWLLLLLLLFGQGRAKPLAEIQSLSTLLEEDLEPPMGAEEMDRGQEESLMTGALDQPDVVFPWARSLEEHPADFQQLLKELLTSARRYQARNKKGPSRGCFGAKLDRIGAFSGLSC, from the exons ATGACCGGCCAGGTTCCTTGCTCAAGTTGGCTCCTTCTGCTTCTGCTGCTGTTCGGTCAAGGGAGAGCCAAGCCACTGGCTGAGATCCAG AGCTTATCAACATTGTTGGAGGAAGACCTGGAGCCCCCCATGGGTGCAGAGGAGATGGACCGGGGCCAGGAGGAGTCCCTGATGACCGGAGCCCTAGACCAACCAGACGTGGTCTTCCCGTGGGCCAGGAGCCTGGAGGAACACCCGGCTGACTTCCAGCAGCTTTTGAAAGAGCTCCTCACCTCCGCCAGGAGGTACCAGGCCAGGAACAAGAAAGGCCCTTCGCGCGGTTGCTTCGGGGCCAAGCTGGACCGTATCGGAGCCTTCAGCGGCCTGAGCTGCTGA